A section of the Gloeobacter violaceus PCC 7421 genome encodes:
- a CDS encoding acylneuraminate cytidylyltransferase family protein: MPPSPPASIVALLPMKAHSARVTGKNFRAFNGKPLFRWILDTLLSMPEVDQVVINTDARAILAEHGLVNSQRVLIRDRKAKICGDFVSMNLVLEDDVANVPADIYLMTHTTNPLLSAQTIRGALAAYQQAKAAGRADSLFAVNRFQTRFYRADGSPVNHDPDKLLRTQDLEAWFEENSNLYIFSAESFAATRARIGTRPTMFETPRRESADIDDQEGWDIAEMIARTLYPAVV, translated from the coding sequence ATGCCGCCATCGCCACCCGCGTCGATCGTCGCTCTGCTACCCATGAAAGCCCATAGCGCCCGGGTGACGGGCAAAAACTTCCGGGCTTTCAACGGCAAACCGTTGTTTCGCTGGATCCTCGATACGCTCCTGTCTATGCCGGAAGTGGACCAGGTCGTCATCAACACCGACGCGCGGGCGATCCTGGCCGAACACGGTCTGGTGAACTCCCAGCGAGTCCTGATTCGCGATCGCAAAGCCAAGATCTGCGGCGATTTTGTGAGCATGAACCTGGTACTCGAAGACGATGTCGCGAATGTGCCCGCCGATATTTATCTCATGACCCACACGACCAATCCGCTACTGAGCGCCCAGACCATTCGCGGGGCACTTGCCGCCTACCAGCAAGCCAAAGCCGCCGGTCGCGCCGATTCGCTCTTTGCAGTCAACCGCTTCCAGACGCGCTTCTACCGGGCTGATGGCAGCCCCGTCAATCACGATCCGGACAAACTTCTGCGCACCCAGGATCTAGAAGCCTGGTTCGAGGAAAATTCCAATCTTTATATCTTTAGTGCCGAGAGTTTTGCCGCCACCCGGGCGCGCATCGGTACGCGGCCGACAATGTTCGAGACGCCCCGGCGCGAGTCCGCCGACATCGACGATCAAGAAGGCTGGGACATTGCCGAGATGATCGCCCGCACCCTGTACCCTGCCGTTGTCTAA
- a CDS encoding phosphoglycerate dehydrogenase, whose protein sequence is MRVLVTCPPMLRRIEHFKDHFEARGAEVYCPPVVQTLSVAELVDLLPGFDGWIIGDDPATRAVFAAGVRGRLKAAVKWGVGVDNVDFAAARALGIPIANTPAMFGAEVADVAVSYVTALARETFSVDREVRAGGWPKPCGVSLAGKTVALVGFGDIGKATARRLVAAEMRVIAYDPRYVPEAGSEAVEPALWPERLGEADFIVFTCALTPENRHMLGVAAFGLTKPGVRVVNVARGPLIDEQALIVALASGRVHSAALDVFEVEPLAADSPLRAHERCIFGSHNASNTADAVERASFKAMALLFGFLGID, encoded by the coding sequence ATGCGCGTCCTGGTCACCTGCCCGCCGATGCTGCGGCGCATCGAGCACTTTAAAGACCACTTCGAAGCGCGAGGGGCCGAGGTGTATTGCCCGCCGGTAGTACAGACACTCTCGGTTGCTGAACTGGTCGATCTATTGCCCGGCTTCGACGGCTGGATCATCGGCGACGACCCGGCGACGCGGGCAGTCTTCGCAGCCGGAGTGCGCGGGCGGCTCAAGGCGGCGGTCAAGTGGGGCGTGGGTGTCGACAACGTCGATTTTGCCGCCGCCCGCGCTCTGGGCATTCCGATTGCCAACACCCCGGCGATGTTCGGGGCCGAAGTGGCGGATGTGGCCGTCTCCTACGTGACGGCCCTGGCGCGCGAGACGTTTTCTGTCGACCGGGAGGTGCGCGCCGGTGGCTGGCCGAAGCCCTGCGGCGTCTCACTGGCGGGCAAAACCGTCGCTCTGGTCGGGTTTGGGGATATCGGCAAAGCCACTGCCCGGCGTCTTGTCGCAGCCGAGATGCGCGTCATCGCCTACGACCCGCGCTATGTCCCGGAGGCGGGTTCTGAGGCGGTCGAGCCGGCCCTGTGGCCCGAGCGCCTCGGCGAGGCCGATTTTATCGTCTTCACCTGCGCCCTCACCCCCGAAAACCGTCACATGCTCGGGGTCGCAGCGTTTGGGCTGACCAAGCCCGGTGTGCGCGTCGTCAATGTCGCCCGCGGACCGCTCATCGACGAGCAGGCGCTGATTGTGGCCCTGGCAAGCGGCCGGGTGCATTCGGCCGCTCTCGATGTCTTCGAAGTGGAACCGCTCGCGGCCGATTCGCCCCTGCGCGCTCACGAGCGCTGCATTTTCGGCTCCCACAACGCCTCGAACACCGCCGATGCCGTCGAGCGCGCAAGCTTCAAGGCGATGGCGCTGCTGTTCGGTTTTTTGGGGATCGACTGA
- a CDS encoding SDR family NAD(P)-dependent oxidoreductase, giving the protein MPTTAVITGANGGIGRALCSVFKAAGHRVVALDVQEGECECDHFVPVDLQKLCLEESYRDDFLDRLRAELPPEGLHALINNAAVQRLGATGQITLADWRETLDVNLTAPFLLIQGLLGELERAGGSVVNIASVHAKATKPGFVSYATSKAALVGLTHSLAVDLGARVRVNAVCPAAVATPMLKAGFEGKDQQWRDLARMHPLGRIAEPEEVARAALFLASPQAAFVSGTALDLDGGISHRLHDPV; this is encoded by the coding sequence GTGCCGACGACCGCAGTGATCACCGGCGCCAACGGCGGTATCGGACGGGCGCTCTGCTCGGTCTTCAAGGCCGCCGGCCACCGGGTGGTGGCTCTCGATGTGCAGGAGGGTGAGTGCGAGTGCGATCACTTCGTGCCGGTGGATTTGCAAAAACTATGTCTGGAGGAGAGCTACCGGGATGACTTTCTGGACCGATTGCGCGCCGAGTTGCCCCCTGAGGGGCTCCACGCCCTGATCAACAACGCCGCTGTCCAACGGCTCGGTGCAACCGGGCAAATCACCCTGGCCGATTGGCGTGAGACCCTCGATGTCAATCTGACGGCACCGTTTTTGCTCATCCAGGGATTGCTTGGCGAGTTGGAGCGGGCGGGCGGCTCGGTGGTCAATATCGCCAGCGTGCACGCCAAAGCGACCAAACCCGGCTTCGTCAGCTACGCCACCAGCAAAGCCGCCCTAGTGGGGCTCACCCACAGCCTCGCAGTCGATCTTGGTGCGCGCGTGCGCGTCAACGCCGTCTGCCCGGCAGCAGTGGCTACACCGATGCTCAAAGCCGGCTTCGAGGGCAAAGACCAGCAGTGGCGGGATTTGGCCCGCATGCACCCGCTGGGCCGCATTGCCGAACCCGAAGAAGTAGCCCGTGCGGCGTTGTTTTTAGCCTCGCCGCAGGCAGCATTTGTGAGCGGAACAGCCCTCGACCTCGACGGCGGCATCAGCCACCGCCTGCACGACCCGGTTTAA
- a CDS encoding class I SAM-dependent methyltransferase: MIEQIALAIRDAQSEGPLLQAGKDVLTGFSGDKLVGALQRLALLFERDSAGCYLEVGVFQGLTLLSVASACRSLQCYGIDNFAFFDPEGQNLRIVRERAAKLAVGNATVINKDYEDALESLAQTTGGRKVGVYFVDGPHDYRSQLMCLELVLPHLHRDAVIVVDDSNYRHVRQANRDFLMTHPEFKLVFDAYTACHPANATPAQRRAAQEGWWNGVNILVRDPEGLLPPAYPPTERSRQLYENEHIVHAGAVAELAPQATELLQLLLRNPLRFVASSLRLYQRLHANRTALASRYPQMNTYSADLPASRFNTAVLAPESRTRPNK, encoded by the coding sequence ATGATCGAACAGATTGCCCTGGCCATTCGCGATGCCCAGTCGGAAGGCCCACTGCTGCAAGCGGGCAAGGATGTGTTGACCGGTTTTTCCGGCGACAAACTTGTCGGCGCTCTCCAGCGGCTGGCCCTGCTTTTCGAGCGCGACAGCGCCGGGTGCTACCTGGAAGTGGGCGTCTTTCAGGGATTGACCCTGCTGTCGGTGGCAAGCGCCTGCCGCTCACTGCAATGCTACGGAATCGACAATTTTGCCTTTTTTGACCCTGAGGGGCAGAACCTGCGCATCGTCAGGGAGCGGGCGGCAAAACTCGCCGTCGGGAATGCTACGGTCATCAACAAAGATTATGAAGATGCTTTGGAGAGCCTTGCCCAGACTACTGGCGGGCGCAAGGTCGGAGTGTACTTTGTGGACGGCCCCCACGACTACCGCAGCCAGCTGATGTGCCTGGAACTGGTGCTACCCCATTTGCATCGCGACGCCGTGATCGTGGTGGACGACAGCAACTACCGCCACGTCCGCCAGGCCAACCGCGATTTTTTGATGACCCATCCGGAGTTTAAGCTGGTCTTTGATGCCTACACCGCCTGTCATCCGGCCAACGCGACGCCAGCGCAACGCCGCGCGGCGCAGGAGGGCTGGTGGAATGGGGTCAACATTCTGGTGCGTGATCCCGAGGGCCTGCTGCCGCCGGCGTACCCACCAACCGAACGTAGCCGCCAGTTATACGAGAACGAGCACATTGTGCACGCAGGGGCTGTTGCAGAACTGGCTCCCCAGGCTACCGAACTGTTGCAACTGCTGCTGCGCAATCCTCTGCGATTTGTAGCTTCCTCTCTAAGGCTTTATCAGCGCCTGCACGCAAACCGCACAGCCCTTGCAAGCCGCTATCCCCAAATGAATACCTACAGCGCAGATCTTCCTGCTTCCCGTTTCAACACCGCTGTGTTGGCCCCCGAATCCAGGACACGTCCAAACAAATGA
- a CDS encoding FkbM family methyltransferase, which produces MIYPLAHKAYRHLKRIVSTCETVDFGKFKLTIDPRDPGGLAYHQKHYFGDLLCPLENEIVARFRPSVYLDVGANYGFTALAHAARNPGCLIIAVEPSPTLLPYLKQNLEAAGCNFRLVDAVCSDRPGRMPFSLNLAGSQDNRVFEDHQSTPARAWKTVAAAATTVTELLQSVAVDAFAYIKVDTQGFEERVFQGADAFLRSHNRWLVRTEFAPKWLASQGTDPLMHLKNLVERYVVAELPKRTRFRGDSLSTVLDDALDPEHCQAFVQYLRGLADGDGWCDLLVVPPTSPLLRH; this is translated from the coding sequence ATGATTTACCCATTGGCTCACAAAGCCTATAGGCACCTGAAGCGGATTGTCTCTACATGTGAGACCGTCGATTTTGGCAAATTCAAGCTCACCATCGATCCACGCGATCCGGGCGGGCTTGCCTACCATCAAAAACATTACTTCGGCGACCTGCTCTGTCCCCTCGAAAATGAAATTGTTGCGCGCTTCCGCCCGTCTGTCTATTTGGATGTGGGGGCCAACTATGGATTTACGGCCCTGGCTCATGCCGCCCGTAACCCCGGTTGCTTAATTATCGCCGTCGAGCCGTCGCCCACTCTGTTGCCCTATTTAAAGCAAAATCTTGAAGCTGCAGGTTGCAACTTTCGACTGGTTGATGCTGTGTGCTCCGATCGGCCTGGCCGGATGCCGTTTTCCCTCAATTTGGCGGGTAGCCAGGACAACCGGGTCTTTGAAGACCACCAGTCAACCCCGGCCCGGGCCTGGAAAACTGTCGCGGCGGCGGCCACCACCGTCACCGAGCTGCTGCAATCGGTGGCTGTCGATGCCTTTGCGTATATTAAAGTTGACACCCAGGGCTTTGAAGAAAGAGTGTTCCAGGGTGCCGACGCATTTTTGCGCTCGCACAATCGCTGGCTGGTGCGCACCGAATTTGCCCCCAAATGGTTGGCTTCTCAGGGTACAGATCCATTGATGCACCTCAAAAACCTGGTAGAGCGCTACGTCGTTGCGGAGTTGCCCAAACGCACCCGCTTTCGGGGAGATTCGCTTTCTACAGTGCTGGACGATGCGCTGGACCCGGAACACTGTCAGGCTTTTGTCCAGTACCTCCGTGGCCTTGCAGACGGAGACGGATGGTGCGATTTGCTCGTCGTTCCGCCTACCAGTCCCCTACTCAGACACTAA
- a CDS encoding 6-hydroxymethylpterin diphosphokinase MptE-like protein yields MERMSTQKVENVRQSSPDSDGFSQSATLNPYRFAAFELLNRLRWDFNPESWRSRAKLRAWKNKYADKKAVILCNGPSLLKSDLSMLDGYFTFGLNKINLLFDKTTFRPSCIVSVNPFVIEQNADFFNQTDIPLFLDRVALKDVRARDNVTMLHSAGQSKFARDCSISIYQGSTVTFVAMQLAFHIGFRQVALIGCDHNFTTTGPANQTVIAGKRDDNHFDPNYFAGGVKWQLPDLPNSEAAYSLALVVYETAGRKLVNCTEGGRLELLPRISLDNFVRS; encoded by the coding sequence ATGGAACGGATGAGCACGCAGAAGGTCGAAAATGTGAGACAAAGCAGTCCTGATAGTGATGGTTTTTCTCAGAGTGCAACCCTCAATCCTTACCGGTTCGCAGCCTTTGAATTACTCAATCGCTTGCGTTGGGATTTCAACCCAGAATCCTGGCGTTCGCGGGCTAAGCTTCGCGCCTGGAAAAACAAGTATGCCGACAAAAAAGCTGTCATTTTGTGCAACGGACCTAGCTTGTTAAAGTCGGATCTGTCCATGCTTGATGGTTATTTCACCTTCGGGCTCAATAAGATTAATCTTTTGTTCGATAAAACTACATTTCGTCCTTCCTGTATTGTATCTGTCAATCCTTTCGTCATTGAGCAAAACGCCGACTTTTTCAACCAGACGGACATTCCTTTGTTCTTGGACCGAGTAGCCCTTAAGGACGTGCGGGCAAGGGACAATGTGACGATGTTGCACTCAGCGGGCCAGAGCAAGTTCGCCAGAGATTGTTCAATCAGTATTTACCAGGGCTCCACCGTGACGTTTGTGGCCATGCAACTCGCATTTCATATAGGTTTCCGGCAAGTCGCTTTGATCGGCTGCGATCACAATTTCACTACCACAGGCCCAGCCAATCAGACTGTCATAGCAGGTAAAAGGGACGACAACCATTTCGATCCCAACTACTTCGCCGGCGGTGTCAAATGGCAACTGCCGGACTTGCCCAATAGCGAAGCTGCTTACTCCCTTGCTCTGGTGGTTTACGAGACGGCGGGCAGAAAGCTCGTAAACTGTACAGAAGGAGGTCGTTTGGAACTGCTGCCCCGAATTTCGTTGGACAATTTTGTCCGCAGTTAA
- a CDS encoding polysaccharide biosynthesis/export family protein, whose translation MFAQPTPSFGVPNFAAQLTETTYSLGPGDGLQVTFYDVPEISGARTVLPDGTLSLPLIGSIAAEGLTAEQLSQRLVELYRPYLARPRVDVTVERPRPITLVVSGEVNRPGPYTFQPVQSVTFSGGTSPATLYNRITVSTALIQAAGLTERANVRQVTLVRRLPGGATVRRNLDLWALLQNGDVSQNPNLQDGDAILVPRSEEGKPDYDYDVVAQSSLSPEQIEVQVIGEVAKPGSVKIRSGAPLTSALIGAGGLTNLSDPTQVELVRANRDGTVTRRVVNARLEQPTDIKLNPPLRQSDMIVVRRSFGGDVINGVSTVLGPFTQLANVVVLFRALR comes from the coding sequence GTGTTCGCGCAGCCGACGCCGTCCTTCGGGGTACCGAACTTTGCAGCCCAACTCACCGAAACGACTTACAGTCTAGGGCCGGGAGACGGCCTTCAAGTAACTTTCTACGACGTTCCCGAAATATCCGGTGCCAGGACTGTGCTGCCGGACGGCACCCTTTCGCTGCCGCTGATTGGCAGCATAGCGGCCGAGGGCCTTACAGCGGAGCAACTCTCGCAAAGGCTGGTGGAACTTTACCGTCCCTATCTGGCGCGCCCGCGGGTAGATGTGACCGTCGAGCGCCCGCGACCCATCACCCTTGTCGTCAGTGGGGAGGTCAACCGGCCGGGTCCCTATACCTTTCAACCGGTACAGAGTGTCACCTTCTCTGGAGGCACCAGCCCTGCGACACTGTATAACCGGATCACGGTCAGCACCGCCCTTATTCAGGCTGCTGGTTTAACCGAGCGTGCCAATGTCCGGCAGGTGACCCTTGTGCGGCGACTGCCAGGGGGAGCGACCGTCCGGCGCAATCTTGATCTGTGGGCACTGTTGCAAAACGGGGATGTCTCACAAAACCCCAATCTCCAAGATGGAGACGCGATTTTGGTCCCGCGCTCCGAAGAAGGCAAGCCGGACTACGACTACGATGTGGTTGCCCAATCGAGTCTTTCCCCCGAGCAGATTGAAGTGCAGGTCATTGGCGAGGTCGCAAAACCCGGTTCGGTTAAAATTCGCAGCGGCGCCCCTTTAACCAGTGCCCTGATAGGTGCCGGAGGACTTACGAATTTGTCCGATCCGACCCAGGTTGAACTCGTCCGTGCCAACCGCGACGGTACGGTGACACGCCGCGTAGTCAACGCCCGTCTTGAGCAGCCTACGGACATCAAGCTCAACCCTCCCCTCAGGCAATCCGACATGATTGTCGTGCGACGCTCCTTTGGTGGCGATGTAATTAATGGGGTGAGCACGGTTCTCGGGCCTTTTACCCAGCTTGCCAACGTCGTCGTCCTATTTAGAGCACTGCGCTAA
- a CDS encoding GumC family protein encodes MTKQPFADPVDKPAQVVEESSFDWQTYARTIWRRRYAFIGVFVATFSLAAAYTFLSNPVYEGEMLLLLEDRNSQPKVLADEASPMSYFASNSADINTQIEVLLRRPLIEKALRVLRPKFPELLDQDAEDITKRLEIIREERTQVAVVSFEDTDPQVVKAILDELSRTYIDYSLEIQKSKLDGAIAFIENELPPVRKEVERAEEQLRTFRRQYSILDPQVQGTELAATLNTLNRDYEQSKAELEASKEHYWALSERLGISPGQALASATLSKDGPYQENLTQLQKVETQLALEQARFRDDYPAVQSLKSKRDRLRQVLASQAQQILGDRTVPAIVSGGASLQDSIADSVNNTGSPKGITDRLGDLQVNLAAELIKAENAYRVQTARVAGLENVKNRMIGQFKVVPSLAKRYQELVRDSNLASNSLNRLLERLQELRIQAAQELSPWRVIEPAAIPEKPIWPKPLLTLGGGALLGLVFGLGIASLLESVDDRVKSISQAKELLNLPLLGAIPFTEEEDLQASSQPQFSKERQKPDLPKSSLEKSMLREAFRSLLTNLRFLSSDRKLKVFVVSSSMPGEGKSTVATNLAKVVGGLNRKALLVDADLRRPTVSNKLELSNGPGLSTVLAGEMHWSNCVNQIDENVHVLTSGPLPPDPVALLDSLRMKELVKQWGERYDLVIIDSPPMIGLADATILTKCADGLVFVIGLEVARRGGVLSALERLRSASLVPVGFVANGVRKEAEGRSYYTQHYYHYYGQPTPDKNQTGTRQRKK; translated from the coding sequence ATGACAAAACAGCCGTTTGCAGACCCCGTCGACAAGCCCGCACAAGTCGTTGAGGAGTCGAGCTTCGATTGGCAAACGTACGCCAGGACCATATGGCGCCGACGCTACGCATTTATTGGGGTCTTCGTTGCCACCTTCTCTCTGGCGGCGGCTTATACATTTTTGAGCAATCCCGTCTACGAAGGCGAGATGCTTCTGCTGCTTGAGGACAGAAACTCCCAACCGAAGGTGCTGGCGGATGAAGCCAGCCCTATGAGCTATTTTGCCAGCAACTCGGCCGATATCAACACCCAGATTGAGGTGTTGCTGCGTCGACCCTTGATCGAGAAAGCTCTGCGGGTGCTACGTCCAAAATTTCCAGAACTTCTCGATCAGGATGCAGAGGATATCACCAAGCGTCTCGAGATTATCCGAGAAGAGCGAACGCAAGTCGCCGTCGTCAGCTTCGAAGACACAGATCCACAAGTGGTCAAAGCCATCCTCGACGAACTATCGCGCACTTACATTGATTACAGCCTTGAGATACAAAAATCGAAGCTCGATGGAGCTATTGCCTTTATTGAAAACGAATTGCCCCCTGTCCGCAAAGAGGTTGAACGCGCAGAGGAACAACTACGCACCTTCCGCCGCCAGTACAGCATTCTGGATCCGCAAGTGCAGGGAACGGAACTAGCTGCGACCTTGAATACCCTCAACCGTGACTACGAACAATCCAAAGCGGAACTGGAGGCTAGCAAGGAGCATTATTGGGCATTGAGTGAGAGACTAGGCATCTCTCCAGGTCAGGCGCTGGCGTCGGCAACATTAAGCAAGGACGGCCCATACCAGGAAAACCTGACCCAGCTGCAAAAAGTAGAAACCCAACTAGCTCTTGAGCAGGCGCGTTTCCGCGACGACTATCCGGCAGTCCAGAGCCTGAAATCGAAACGCGACCGGCTGCGCCAAGTTCTGGCCAGCCAAGCCCAGCAAATTCTGGGTGATCGCACAGTCCCAGCCATCGTCTCCGGCGGTGCCTCCTTGCAGGACAGCATTGCTGACAGCGTGAACAACACAGGTTCGCCAAAAGGGATTACAGATCGCCTCGGTGATCTACAAGTCAATCTCGCGGCGGAGCTCATAAAAGCAGAAAATGCTTATCGAGTTCAAACTGCTAGAGTTGCAGGTCTGGAAAATGTCAAAAACCGCATGATCGGTCAATTTAAAGTTGTACCGAGCCTAGCGAAGCGGTATCAAGAATTGGTGCGAGATAGTAATCTTGCCTCAAACAGTCTCAACCGGCTACTCGAAAGGTTACAGGAATTACGAATTCAAGCTGCACAGGAGTTGTCACCATGGCGGGTGATCGAACCGGCTGCAATTCCCGAAAAACCGATCTGGCCGAAACCGCTATTGACCCTCGGAGGCGGTGCACTGCTTGGCCTTGTCTTCGGTTTAGGGATAGCAAGTCTGCTGGAATCGGTCGATGACCGAGTCAAGTCAATCAGCCAGGCTAAAGAATTACTCAACTTGCCGTTGCTTGGAGCAATTCCATTTACAGAAGAAGAGGATTTGCAGGCGAGCAGCCAACCCCAATTTTCCAAGGAAAGGCAAAAGCCGGACCTACCAAAGTCGTCTTTAGAAAAATCGATGCTGCGGGAAGCTTTCCGATCGCTGCTGACCAATCTGCGCTTCTTGAGTTCCGATCGGAAGCTCAAAGTTTTTGTCGTTTCTTCGTCAATGCCTGGGGAAGGTAAAAGTACCGTTGCAACCAACTTGGCCAAGGTAGTAGGCGGTCTCAACCGTAAAGCTTTACTCGTAGATGCCGATTTAAGACGGCCCACGGTTTCCAACAAACTCGAATTGTCAAATGGCCCCGGCCTTTCGACAGTGCTCGCAGGGGAGATGCACTGGAGCAATTGTGTCAACCAGATTGACGAAAATGTCCATGTCCTGACATCCGGTCCCCTGCCGCCCGATCCTGTAGCCTTGCTCGATTCACTACGCATGAAAGAATTAGTAAAGCAGTGGGGTGAAAGATATGACCTGGTGATCATTGACAGCCCCCCTATGATTGGCTTGGCCGATGCCACTATTCTGACAAAGTGCGCAGATGGTCTTGTCTTCGTGATTGGTCTAGAAGTGGCTAGAAGGGGTGGTGTCTTGAGCGCCCTTGAACGGTTGCGCTCCGCATCATTAGTACCAGTTGGTTTTGTCGCCAACGGGGTGCGAAAAGAAGCTGAAGGACGTTCCTACTACACCCAGCATTACTACCACTACTACGGTCAACCTACACCGGACAAGAATCAGACTGGTACCCGACAACGTAAGAAATAA